CCACCAGCTCTCCGAACGGTACACCTCTCTGCACATCATCCAGAACCTATTAAAGACTCTTTTTTCTCTGATTTCTTCGTTTCTCTCATGGGTATATGTGAggttttttctatatatagttAGGGTTTCTAGTAATTGAAGTTTGAGCTTAGATCTGAAAGAGTTCCTCTGAATTATGGGGGTTAGGAATGTAACGGAttgcttctctcttttttcccctcTCAAAATGGTAATTAGCTGTGCAGCTGCTGAGAAAGGGAAGATAGGGAGCGCTTAATGGcggagcttcagaatttttttgtacacactttactgctttggttttcagccattgtgcttaatggaaacaatgctCATGACTTCCTGTCCTTAATCTATTGATCCTAGAATgaatttaggtgttcttttgtttactacacgggctatgcctatttcatttcTATCGATAAAATTTacctcttacttataaaaaaaaaaagaaaaaagctgcTGAGAAAGTGTAAGAAAGTTGAAGGAATTAtaaatgtgaattttgtgtCTTTTGTTATTTGGGACCTGAGAAAGAGTTGAAGTCCTCACTCCACTTTGTCTATTAGAACAAAGTAGCTTAGTTTTTTTTCAAGAGGAAATTAGAGagcattggaaaaaaaaagttggcttTTGACTCTATTTCCCTTTCCCTTAGATTCCACACAGGTAAATAGAATTTAGGAATACAATCTGtttgaattaaaagaaaacgcaactaaaagaaaagataaatccTAGTGCACAAATGCTCTTGTAGTATGAATTTGTGCAGTATGTTATTTTTTGATATCTACTACTCCTAATTCATCGCTCTTATGACTGATTTCACTGTCCACTGTTTTTATCGGAAGTGCTTTTTGATCTAGAGTTCATTGGTGTATTTCTTTCTGAGTATTAATTGCTCTTATTCAAGTTGAACTCTTATATGGGTTTCTAGATAGAAGCATGGGGGAACGAAGAAAATTTTTGATAATGAGATTCTTATGCAGCTTAATAACTAGTTATGTTATACTTCTTTAAGATATACCATGGAGCGGCCTCGATTCAGTGATAATCTTGAGGCAATCAAGTTTATCTGCAAGGACTTCTGGTCGGAGCTTTTCAAGAAGCAAATAGACAACTTAAAGACCAATCATAAAGTACGTTCAAAGATTCAAAGTGAATAAGATTATATATCTGTGTGTGAATttggatagaaaaaaaaaacactaggcCAAAAAAGGAGAATttgatgaaaacaaaatggattttGTTTGTCTTACAGGGAACCTTTGTGTTGCAAGATAATCGGTTTCGTTGGCTTGCACGCATGTCAATTGATCCATCATCTGAAGATGGAGATTTATCTCAAGATAATTCTGCACCTGTGACTGAAAACAAGGCAACACAGGCTACAAGCATGCATCTGTATTTCCCATGTGGAATTATAAGAGGGGCTCTTTCAAATTTGGGAATTCCTTGTGCAGTTTCTGCGGATATATCTAGCCTTCCTGCATGTGAGTTACTGGTTATGGAGTGCATTAGATTCTATTTGCTTTCTTATGCACATTGCATTGCCTTTATAAGCACTCCATGCATCAGTGAACGTGCTTTATGATTCCGTTGATTGTGATGGAAGCTTTGGTTACTCTTTTTTGTGGTAAAGTTGGTTAATTGACTACTTGTTCTCACCATGATTGCAACAATTTCATAGTTTCCCCTTTACCTGTATATGTTTTTCCATAACCTATCTGTCATGTTAGGCTTTGTTTCTAATTACCTATCTGAGACTTTTTTTGAGTCCTCCCACCTATTTTTGAACATCTAGTGATGCTAATTACCGATGCTTTACAtgtctttctcttttcttaagCTTCTTTCGATTATGaattctaatattttagttataggtAGTCCCTTTGATCTCCCTTCAGTTATGAGCTGCCACTGATCCTTAATGTTAGTTTATGAGTGACATAGTTTAGTTGCCACACTTGCTTTCTCAAAAGCATGGCAATGTTCAATGTTcattgaatctgaaattttgTTCTGACCGCTGAATCTACCATAAATCTCACATATTTCTTGATATTTTGCCATTTAATGTGACAAATATCTTTAACATAAATGATAGGTAAACACTAGAGTatgggaaaaatatattttgcatCTTTTATGTA
This genomic interval from Juglans microcarpa x Juglans regia isolate MS1-56 chromosome 4D, Jm3101_v1.0, whole genome shotgun sequence contains the following:
- the LOC121261498 gene encoding trafficking protein particle complex subunit 6B → MGREVSESCVDSLLTEMVSSYCDRFYANKPELAARRIEAIGFQVGHQLSERYTMERPRFSDNLEAIKFICKDFWSELFKKQIDNLKTNHKGTFVLQDNRFRWLARMSIDPSSEDGDLSQDNSAPVTENKATQATSMHLYFPCGIIRGALSNLGIPCAVSADISSLPACSFVVRIKA